From one Williamwhitmania sp. genomic stretch:
- a CDS encoding AraC family transcriptional regulator, producing MLLPQENIASHPLNSAAQETGIRVVRLNPKGKERHTRSEPHRHDYYEIIFLEKGSGVHIVDFEQLEIHNNVCYLLAPESVHHFDTLREVNMQGWLVEISKDYMHAIDSSLNVLFCKNRGKMALTIPTEEIARLSNLLAQMKEEQDSNRKMAAQAVMSYFRLVMVELYRLLEQQLQTEHFREPDERFLAFMEWVEVLHREVKSITVYADKVHLSPRQLNRICLDITGKTANQLLNERVSLEAKRLLFNGQIQAKEVGYHLGFDDPSNFVKFFKRHNGISPAGFRDTMSKINHR from the coding sequence ATGCTTCTTCCACAAGAAAATATTGCATCCCATCCTTTGAACAGTGCTGCACAGGAGACTGGTATTCGGGTGGTTAGGCTTAACCCTAAGGGAAAAGAGCGGCACACCCGTTCGGAACCGCATCGGCACGACTACTACGAGATTATCTTTCTGGAGAAGGGAAGCGGTGTTCATATTGTAGATTTTGAGCAGTTGGAGATACACAACAACGTTTGCTACCTCCTTGCACCGGAAAGCGTTCACCACTTCGACACGTTACGGGAAGTAAACATGCAGGGGTGGCTGGTTGAAATTTCTAAAGACTACATGCACGCAATTGATAGTTCGCTAAACGTTCTTTTCTGCAAGAATAGGGGTAAAATGGCGCTAACAATTCCAACGGAGGAAATTGCAAGACTCTCCAATTTGTTAGCCCAGATGAAGGAGGAGCAGGATAGCAATAGGAAGATGGCTGCACAAGCAGTTATGAGCTACTTTCGGCTGGTGATGGTGGAGCTCTATCGACTTTTGGAGCAGCAGCTGCAGACGGAGCACTTTAGGGAGCCCGACGAACGATTCCTTGCTTTTATGGAGTGGGTGGAGGTGCTTCATCGAGAGGTAAAGAGCATTACAGTTTATGCCGACAAGGTGCATCTCTCTCCACGGCAGCTAAATCGCATCTGTTTGGATATTACCGGAAAAACGGCCAACCAGCTACTTAACGAGCGTGTAAGTCTTGAAGCCAAGCGATTGCTCTTTAATGGCCAAATTCAGGCAAAAGAGGTGGGTTATCATCTCGGGTTCGACGATCCATCCAACTTCGTGAAGTTCTTCAAGCGACACAACGGTATATCTCCGGCTGGATTTCGAGATACCATGTCCAAAATCAACCATCGTTAG
- a CDS encoding YceI family protein, with product MKKVILVAVAVAAVFSAKAQDTWTVDKAHTSVNFSVTHLLISEVDGQFKNFEGTVISKSPDFVGAEISFTVDVNSISTDNEMRDNHLKSDAFFDAAKFPKMTFKSTSFTKVSGNKYALTGDLTIRDVTKRVTFDVTYGGTVKDGYGNTKAGFKATTVINRFDYGLKWNALTEAGGAVVGQDVTITINVEVAKDKKK from the coding sequence ATGAAAAAAGTGATTTTAGTCGCTGTTGCCGTTGCGGCAGTGTTTTCAGCAAAGGCTCAGGACACATGGACTGTTGATAAAGCGCACACGAGCGTAAACTTTAGCGTTACCCACCTTTTAATATCGGAGGTTGATGGGCAATTCAAAAACTTTGAAGGCACGGTGATTTCAAAGTCTCCCGATTTTGTTGGGGCAGAAATTTCATTTACCGTGGATGTAAATAGCATTAGCACCGATAACGAAATGCGCGACAACCACCTCAAGAGCGATGCTTTTTTTGATGCAGCCAAATTCCCGAAGATGACCTTTAAGAGCACCTCTTTCACCAAGGTCAGCGGAAACAAGTATGCGCTAACCGGCGATCTTACCATTAGGGATGTCACTAAACGCGTTACGTTCGATGTAACTTACGGTGGAACGGTAAAAGATGGATACGGCAACACCAAGGCTGGCTTCAAAGCTACAACTGTTATCAACCGATTTGATTATGGCTTAAAGTGGAATGCACTTACCGAAGCTGGTGGAGCAGTTGTAGGTCAAGATGTAACAATAACCATTAACGTGGAGGTGGCAAAGGACAAGAAAAAATAA
- the ygiD gene encoding 4,5-DOPA dioxygenase extradiol — MAITRMPAIFIGHGNPMNAIQDTPFSRRWEALATTLPKPRFILCISAHWETKGTKVTYSASPRTIHDFGGFPRELFEVEYPAPGSPALADKVIAQYLDQVVQPDLCWGLDHGCWSVLRKMYPEAGIPVVQLSIDYNLSLKEHFKLAGSLAALREKGVLIIGSGNIVHNLRLAQWGSDQVYGWARDFDGTVRQRIEERRFTELLEMDGIEGSSLAVPTPEHYIPLLYTLALYKDEEISLFNEGFDLSSISMTSLVLKG; from the coding sequence ATGGCAATAACCCGAATGCCGGCCATATTTATAGGCCACGGAAACCCGATGAATGCCATACAGGACACACCGTTCAGCCGTAGATGGGAGGCATTGGCAACAACCTTGCCAAAGCCACGATTTATACTGTGTATTTCTGCCCATTGGGAAACTAAGGGAACCAAGGTTACCTACTCTGCTTCACCAAGAACTATTCACGATTTTGGGGGCTTTCCCCGCGAGCTGTTCGAAGTGGAATACCCTGCACCTGGATCACCTGCCTTGGCCGATAAGGTGATTGCACAATATCTAGATCAGGTAGTTCAGCCCGACCTTTGCTGGGGCCTCGATCATGGGTGCTGGTCGGTACTGCGCAAGATGTACCCTGAGGCGGGGATTCCCGTTGTGCAGCTGAGCATCGACTACAACCTCTCGCTGAAGGAACACTTTAAATTGGCAGGAAGTCTTGCCGCATTGCGCGAAAAGGGTGTGCTGATAATTGGCAGCGGGAACATTGTGCACAACCTAAGATTGGCACAGTGGGGAAGCGACCAGGTTTACGGCTGGGCCCGCGACTTTGATGGTACTGTAAGGCAGCGAATAGAGGAACGTCGGTTTACCGAACTGTTGGAAATGGATGGAATAGAAGGATCCTCGCTTGCGGTGCCCACACCGGAACACTACATTCCGCTATTGTACACTCTTGCGCTGTATAAGGATGAAGAGATATCGCTTTTTAATGAAGGCTTCGACCTCAGTTCCATCTCCATGACATCGCTAGTACTTAAGGGTTAA
- a CDS encoding phosphoribosylaminoimidazolesuccinocarboxamide synthase encodes MEKALVSTSFHFPGQTDIYIGKVRDVYTIRNDYMVMVVTDRISAFDVVLPEGIPYKGQVLNQIASKFLDATADIVPSWKIASPDPMVTVGLRCEPFSVEMIVRAYLCGSAWRAYKSGAREICGVKLPEGMRENEKFSTPIITPTTKAEQGLHDEDISKEEIISRGMVSAEDYALLEKYTLAIFQKGTEMAAEMGLILVDTKYEFGKRNGKIYLIDEIHTPDSSRYFYADSYKHLFDKNEPQRQLSKEFVREWLMENGFMGKSGQNVPTMTPAFVESVSQRYIELYEHIVGEPFEKAPIENIQERIENNVLNLLARL; translated from the coding sequence ATGGAAAAAGCTCTTGTTAGCACCAGCTTTCACTTCCCCGGACAAACCGACATCTACATCGGAAAGGTAAGGGACGTATACACCATCCGCAACGACTACATGGTAATGGTAGTTACCGATCGTATTTCGGCGTTCGACGTTGTTCTACCCGAAGGTATTCCATACAAAGGGCAAGTGCTAAACCAGATTGCCTCCAAGTTTTTGGACGCTACCGCCGACATTGTCCCAAGCTGGAAGATTGCCTCTCCCGACCCAATGGTTACTGTAGGACTCCGGTGTGAACCATTTTCGGTTGAAATGATTGTTAGAGCCTACCTTTGTGGCAGCGCATGGCGAGCATACAAGAGTGGAGCAAGAGAAATTTGCGGTGTAAAGCTTCCTGAGGGAATGCGCGAGAATGAGAAGTTCTCTACTCCAATCATTACGCCTACAACCAAAGCCGAGCAGGGGCTCCACGATGAAGATATTTCCAAGGAGGAGATCATTTCAAGAGGTATGGTCTCAGCAGAGGATTACGCACTGCTGGAAAAGTATACGTTGGCCATTTTTCAAAAGGGAACAGAGATGGCTGCCGAGATGGGGCTTATCCTGGTGGATACCAAGTATGAGTTTGGTAAGCGTAACGGTAAGATTTACCTCATCGACGAGATTCACACCCCCGACTCCAGCCGCTACTTCTACGCCGATAGCTACAAGCACCTGTTCGACAAGAACGAACCGCAGCGTCAGCTATCCAAGGAGTTTGTACGCGAATGGCTCATGGAGAATGGATTTATGGGTAAGAGTGGACAAAACGTTCCTACCATGACTCCAGCCTTCGTGGAGAGCGTTTCGCAGCGTTACATTGAGCTATACGAGCACATTGTAGGTGAACCTTTCGAAAAAGCTCCAATCGAGAACATTCAGGAGCGAATTGAGAACAACGTGCTCAACCTGCTAGCAAGGTTGTAG
- a CDS encoding PhoH family protein — translation MTEKLILLEGIDPVALYGVNNTNYNLLVAAFPKLKVVARGQELRVSGEPIEIERFEDKLLILVEFFGRYNRLSEDDLKSLLQDDAKAMMDAGEDMDDVLVWGNNGKAIRARTVNQRVMVDLYDKNDLLFALGPAGSGKTYTAIALAVRALKNKEVRKIILTRPAVEAGERLGFLPGDMKEKLDPYLQPLYDALHDMIPVRKLATFMEDGTVQIAPLAYMRGRTLDNAFVILDEAQNTTVPQIKMFLTRMGKNAKFIVTGDMTQIDLPRQVDSGLVKAMQLLRNVDGIGVIELDSRDIIRHRLVKYIVHAFDKDKESADGHTNV, via the coding sequence ATGACAGAAAAGCTAATTCTGCTAGAGGGTATCGACCCAGTGGCCCTGTATGGGGTAAATAATACAAACTACAACCTGCTGGTTGCAGCATTTCCCAAGCTCAAGGTGGTGGCTCGGGGACAGGAACTAAGGGTATCGGGTGAACCCATCGAAATTGAACGCTTCGAGGATAAGCTCCTCATTCTTGTCGAGTTTTTTGGACGCTACAATCGACTTTCCGAAGATGACCTTAAGAGTCTACTTCAGGACGATGCCAAAGCCATGATGGATGCCGGCGAAGACATGGATGATGTGCTCGTTTGGGGCAACAACGGCAAGGCAATTCGTGCCCGCACCGTCAACCAGCGCGTAATGGTCGACCTCTACGACAAAAACGATCTGCTCTTTGCCCTCGGTCCTGCCGGTTCGGGCAAAACCTATACCGCCATAGCCCTTGCTGTTAGGGCATTGAAAAATAAGGAAGTTCGAAAAATCATTCTAACCCGTCCAGCCGTTGAGGCCGGTGAGCGCTTGGGCTTCCTTCCCGGCGACATGAAGGAGAAGTTGGACCCATACCTCCAACCGCTTTACGATGCCCTACACGACATGATTCCGGTGCGCAAGCTCGCCACCTTTATGGAGGATGGAACTGTCCAAATAGCCCCGCTGGCTTACATGCGTGGCCGCACGCTCGACAACGCATTTGTTATCCTCGATGAAGCTCAGAATACCACCGTTCCGCAAATCAAGATGTTTCTTACCCGAATGGGCAAGAATGCCAAGTTTATCGTCACCGGCGACATGACCCAGATTGACCTTCCCCGCCAGGTAGACTCCGGTTTGGTGAAGGCCATGCAGCTGCTGCGTAACGTGGATGGTATTGGGGTTATTGAGCTCGACTCGCGCGATATTATCCGTCACCGGTTGGTAAAGTATATTGTGCATGCCTTCGATAAAGATAAAGAATCGGCCGATGGCCATACTAACGTTTAA
- a CDS encoding SAM-dependent chlorinase/fluorinase gives MAIITLTTDWGRMDYYVGALKGELLNGCPNATIVDISHHIPPFNVQQAAFVVRNSYQHFPKGTVHIIGVNSEPTEKNPLVAVQADGQYFLGADTGVFSLSIRANPDKVIKLSYEPISGFSALHVFGSAAAHLANGGAIDELGKPYTSIAQMIPLRAAFEDSLINGTIIYIDSFNNVITNISNDLFERVGQNRAFEIYVQSFHNKLTTICNTYSDALPGELLAIFNSVGLLEVAIHNGKAAELLSLDVGSAVRVKFLNNVIN, from the coding sequence ATGGCCATCATAACCCTTACAACCGATTGGGGACGAATGGACTACTATGTGGGAGCCTTGAAGGGGGAGTTGCTCAACGGCTGTCCCAATGCAACCATTGTGGATATAAGCCACCACATCCCCCCCTTTAACGTGCAGCAGGCAGCCTTTGTGGTGCGCAATAGCTACCAACACTTTCCAAAGGGGACGGTTCACATTATTGGTGTTAATAGCGAACCAACGGAAAAGAATCCTTTGGTGGCGGTGCAGGCCGATGGGCAATATTTTCTTGGTGCCGATACAGGTGTATTCAGCTTGTCCATCAGAGCAAACCCAGATAAGGTGATAAAGCTCAGCTATGAGCCCATTTCGGGCTTTAGTGCGCTACACGTTTTTGGTTCTGCAGCCGCCCATCTTGCCAATGGTGGAGCTATCGACGAGTTGGGAAAACCCTATACTAGCATTGCGCAGATGATTCCGCTGCGGGCAGCCTTCGAGGATTCGCTTATCAACGGAACTATTATCTACATTGACTCCTTCAACAACGTGATAACCAACATAAGCAACGACCTCTTTGAGCGAGTTGGACAAAACCGTGCATTTGAGATATACGTGCAGAGCTTCCACAACAAGCTTACCACCATTTGCAACACCTATAGCGATGCGCTTCCAGGCGAGCTGCTAGCAATTTTCAACTCGGTGGGGCTGCTGGAGGTGGCCATCCACAATGGCAAGGCTGCGGAGCTGCTAAGCTTGGAT